In the Streptomyces sp. WMMC940 genome, ACGGACGGGGCGACCACGTTGCCCTCCGTCCGGCCCCGCAGCAACGCGGTCGCGCCGGCCTCGACGGACTGCTCGACCAGGCTCGACACGGCCTCGGCCTGCCGGGAGTTGATCAGGGGGCCGATGTGGGTCTCGGGGTCGGCCGGGTCGCCCACCTTCAGGGTCTGCACCTTGGCGACGAGCTTCTCGGTGAACTCCTTCTCCACCCTGCTGTCCACCAGGATGCGGTTGGCCGCCATGCAGACCTGGCCCTGGTGGACGTACCGGCTGAAGACCGCGGCGTCGACGGCGTAGTCGATGTCGGCGTCGTCGAGCACGATGAAGGCGCTGTTGCCGCCCAGTTCGAGGACGGCGTGCTTGAAGTTGGCCGCGCAGACGGTGGCCACGTGCCGGCCCACCCGGTCGGAGCCGGTGAAGGAGATGACCTTGGGCACGGGGTGCTCTATCAGCGCGTCGCCGATCTCCGCGATGTCGGTGATCACCACGTTCAGCAGTCCGGGGGGCAGGCCCGCGTCCTCGAAGACCTTGGCGACCAGGGAGCCGCCGCAGATCGGGGTGTTCTGGTGCGGCTTGAGGACGACGGCGTTCCCGAGCGCCAGCGCCGGCGCGACCGACTTGACCGACAGCAGGAACGGGAAGTTGAACGGGCTGATCACACCCACCACACCGACCGGCAGCCGGTAGACCCGGTTCTCCTTGCCGTCCACCGGGGAGGGCAGGATGCGGCCCTCCGGGCGCAGCGACAGCTGGATCGCCTCGCGCAGGAACTCCTTGGCGAGGTGCAGTTCGAAGGCCGCCTTCAGCCGTGTGCCGCCCAGTTCGGCGACGATGGCCTCGGCCATCTCCTCCTCGCGGTCCTCGATGATCCTCAGGGCCCGCTCGAAGACCGACCGGCGCGCGTACGGGTTGGTGGCCGCCCACTCCTTCTGCGCGCGCTCCGCGGCGCGGTACGCCTGGTCCACCTCGCCGGCCGTGGCGACGGTGATCGAGGCGAGCTTCTCCTCGCTGTACGGGTTGAAGTCGATGATGTCCCAGGAACCGCTGCCCGGGCGCCATTCGCCATCTATGTACTGGAGTGCCAGGTCGCTGAAGAAGGAGGACATGGGATCCCTTACCGGCCGCGGGAGCAGGGGCGTGTGCAGTTACCAGTCGGACTGATGTCGCGTCATCCTACTTGCCGGTCACGTGAGTTGGAGGAGTCCTCGGAGAAGGTCCCGACTCTCGTCCGGGCCGGGGCTGTCCTCCTGCAGGCGCTCCATCACCCGCTCGTACTGGGCGACCTCCTCGCGCTTGTCGAGGTACAGCGCGCTCGTCAACTGCTCCAGGTAGACGATGTCCGAGAGGTCCGACTCCGGGAAGCGCAGCATCGTGAAGGACCCGGACTCGCCCGCGTGGCCGCCGAAGCTGAACGGCATGACCTGGAGCGTGATGTTCGGCTGTTCCGACACCTCGATGAGATGCCGCAACTGGCCCTGCATCACGGAGCGGTCCCCGTAGGGGCGGCGCAGTGCCGCCTCGTCCAGGACGGCGTGGAAGCGGGGCGCACGCTCGGAGACGAGCGCCTTCTGGCGCTCCAGCCGCAGCGCGACCCGGCGGTCGACCTCGGCGGCCGGCGCGCCGGGCATGCCGCGCTCGACGACGGCGTGGGCGTACGCCTCGGTCTGCAGCAGCCCGTGGACGAACTGCACCTCGTAGATCCGGATGAGCGAGGCGGCGCCCTCCAGGCCGATGTACGTCTGGAACCAGCCGGGCAGCACATCGCCGAAGCTGTGCCACCAGCCGGCCACATTGGCCTCCTTGGCGAGCCCGAGCAACGAGGCGCGCTCCGCCTCGTCCGTGACGCCGTAGAGCGTGAGGAGGTCCTCGACGTCCCTGGCCTTGAAGCTCACCCGACCCAACTCCATGCGGCTGATCTTGGATTCGGACGCACGGATCGAGTAGCCCGCCGCCTCACGGGTGATGCCGCGCGATTCCCGAAGGCGCCTCAGCTGCGAGCCCAGCAGGATGCGGCGCACCACTGACCCTCCGCCGGGACCATCGGCCCGGGGGTAGCCCCACGACTCCACTGCGGTCACGTCTCCAACCCTCCCCATCGCCATCGGTTCCCGGAGTGCCCCCGAACCCCGGAGCCCCGGATTCTGCCACCAAAACGCTTCACCCCGTACTCATTCGATTACGGAAAGAAGAAGCCGTCCGGTAAGGGCGCACGGGAGCCTGCGGAAGATATGGACCGAACCGTCACGGGTGGGGACAGGTCCGGCGCGTGCACGTGCATCTGCCCTTGCATCTGTTGTGGGCATTCGGAACCATGGACCCCGCGCACCTGCGTACTCGTACGTGCTCGTTCGTGTTGTAGCGCCACAGCTGCGATTCCCGGGAGTGCCTCGCATGGGAACGAATGGATCGACCATGCTCGAGCCGTTACGGCAGGGCCTTCCGCCGATCGACCCCGCGGCCGTGTCCAGCTCCGCCTCGTGCGCACTGCCCGCCCGCTACGAAGCGGTGCGCGGCGCCCGGAAGTTCACCAGCAGGACGCTGACCCGGTGGGAACTGGACGAGCGCTTCGACGACGTCGCGCTCGTCGTGTCCGAACTCGTCACCAATGCGCTGCGGCACGCCCTGCCCGCGGACCTCCCCCGCGGCCAGGAGCCCCCCGTACGGTTGCATCTGATGCGCTGGACGGGCCGGTTGGTGTGCGCCGTGCGCGACCCCAGCGAGGAGAGTCCGGTCGCCGGCGAGGCGGAGGACTCCGCCGAATGCGGCCGGGGGCTGTTCCTCGTCGACTCCTTCAGCGACAGCTGGGGCTGGCACCCGCTGGCGGGGCCACTCACCGGGAAGGTCGTCTGGGCGCTGTTCCGCCTGCCGCAGGAGTGAGGCGCCCGAGGCCACCGCCCTGCCTCCTCCCGGCCGCCATCGCACGACGAGGCGCCCGGCCGCGATCGCACGCCCGTCCGCCGGCGGGCCGAGGCCGGCCGGGCCTCGGCGTGCGCGGGCCCGGCCCTGGCTCGTGAACGGTCCCGCGGTGCGGGGAGCCGGGTCCGGTCAGGGTGCCCACGAGCTCGTCAACCTCCGGCGAGATGGTCGAACTCGCCGTCCTTCACCCCCAGCAGCATGGCCTCTATCTCGGCCGGCGTGTAGACGAGCGCCGGCCCCTCCGGGAAGCGCGAGTTGCGCACCGCGACGTTCCCGCCGGGCAGTTTGGCGAACTCCACGCACGATCCCTGAGAGTTGCTGTGCCTGCTCTTCTGCCAGACGACCCCGTGAAGCTCTGTGGCCGCCATGCCGTTGTACACGTCGTGCACAGGACGCTCCCCGAGTTACAAGGTGCAGGTGTCAACTGTCTCGGATCATAGCTGTGTTCATATGCAGATGCATGAGCAGATGCACGTGCACAAGGGGTGGTTCCGCGGTTACAGCCCCGAGCCGCACCTCGCCCGGGACCTCCCCCGATGCCGCCGGCATGCGCCCGCGCGCCCGCCGCTCGTGATCTTCCCCGTCCCCGTCCGCGCCGGGTCGCCCGGGTCGAATCCCTCGTGCACGAGAAAGAGACGCCTGCCGCGCCCTTCCGGCTCCACGATCCCGGTGACTGTCCGGTTCGCGGCGTTCCGCCCCCCCGCTCCTTCCGGGTGCTCCACGGACCGGCGGAGCTCTCGTCCCGCTGCCGTACGGTCGTCCGGGTTGCTCGGGCGCCGGGAGGTCGTGGAGCGGTACGCGGCGCGGGGCGCACGACTCAAGGAGATCATCCGGCACCCCGGCACGCGCGAGGAGGACCGCCTGGCCGCGCAGCGCGAACTGCGGCGCCGACTGCGGGACGCGAGCGCGACCGAGCGCGACCCGCGTCCGCAACCGCGACGCGGTCGACGGGCAGACGCGGCGCTACTGCGGGAGTTCGCCCCGGTGGTCGCGGGGGCGCAGGCGGGCGTCGTCGGCCGCCGCGGTGCCGTCGTGCCAGCCCGCCGCGTCCGTGGCGCCGCGGACCCGGGTGCGCACCGTGTCCGGGAAGAGGCGTTCCGCGTGGTCCGTGACGGCGACGTCGCGGGCGGCGAGAACCGGGAGCAGGTCGCCCCCGGCCGTGTCCTCCGCCACGTGGGACGTCGCCCGCGCCAGCCGGTCGCCGATGCGGTGCGCGTAAGCCAGCAGGAACGACTGCCGGAACGTCTTCGTCCGTCTGCGTCCGCCCGCCCGCTGCGACGCCTCCGCACGGGTCATCGCCGTCGTTCCCTGCACCAGCAACGAGGTGTACAGCAGCTCCACCGCCTCCAGGTCGGGGTCGAAGCCCACCACCGTCGAGAAGCCGAGACCGCTGTTCCAGACGGCGCGGCAACGGTTCGCCGAGGCCACGGCGTCCAGCAGGATCGCCTTGGCCGTCTCGTACGGCGCGTCGACTCCGATGCGGCAGGCGACCGGCACGTCCGCGCGGTGGGTGCGGGCCGCGAGCACCGCCTCGTCGATGCTGTGGCGCGCCATCAGCTCCTGCGCCTTCGCGGTCAGCGCCTCCGCCTCCTCCGGGTAGCCGGTGGCCTCCGCCTTCGCGAGGAGGGCGCGGATCCGGGTGAGCGTCCGCGGCTCGCCGTGCGGGGCCGCGGACCGCCGGTGGACGGGCGTCCCGGGCACCGGACCCACCGGCTCGACCGACGGCAGCCGCACGAGGAGCCGGTAGAGCCGGAGCACGGCGGTCGCGTGCGAGAAGCGGTCCGCGGGGCGCCGCCCGCGCCCGCCGCCGGGCAGTTCGTCGAGCTGGGCACGCCAGCGCGGCGGCAGGTCGTCCCCGTACCGCCGGGTCTCCCCCGCGATCAGGCCGGCGGCCAGCTCCGCATGGTGCTCGTCGAGATCACGGCGGACGATCCGCACGACGTCCGCCGGCTGCCAACCACGCTCCCACGCCCGGCGCACGAACTCCTCGCCGCGCCGGACCAGTTCCGCCTCGGCCTCGGGCGGCGCTGCGGCCAGCAGCGAGGCGCCGGTGTCGAGCGCGTCGTCGTCGTCGGCGTACAGCGCCCCGCCGAGCGCACGCTCCACCACATCCACGCCGATCGAGCCTACGCGAGCCCCGCCCCCGTCGCCCCGTCCGGGACCGCCCTCCTCGCCGGGGTGGGGGCTGCCGCACTCCCGCTCGGCTGATCGCGCGCCCGGCGCCGGTGACCCGGGGCGGGGGCGCGGACGGCGTTCGGCGCCCCGGCCTCCGCCTGCGCGCAGACCGCCGTGACGGCGGAAATCGCTCCGGTGCCCGGCGGCCGCCGGGCCGTACGGTGAGACGCATGGGTGAGAACAAGCAGCGCATGCTGGCGGGGGACTGGTACCTCCCCGACGACCCCGAGCTCGCCGCCGACGGCGAACGGCGCTTCGCGCTCTGCGCGGCCTACAACGCCGGCGGCGGTGCGGCGCTCCCCGAACGGGCGCCGATCCTCGCCGAACTCCTCGGCTCCGTCGGCCCCGGGGTCCGGATCCGGCCGCCGTTCCAGTGCGACTTCGGCTACCACATCGGCATCGGCGAGGGCACGTTCGTCAACTTCGGGGCCGTCTTCCTCGACGTCGCGCCCATCACGATCGGCGCCCACTGCCAGTTCGGCCCGAACGTCCAGCTGCTCACGCCCTCCCACGAACCGGACGCGGAACGCCGGCGCGAGGGCTGGGAGAAGGGGGACCCGATCACGATCGGCGACAACGTCTGGCTCGGCGGGGGCGTCATCGTCTGCCCCGGTGTGACGATCGGCGACGACACCGTGGTCGGGGCGGGTGCCGTCGTCACCAGGGACCTGCCCGCCGGGGTGCTGGCGGTGGGCAACCCGGCGAAGGTGATCCGCACCCCGGCATGACGGCGGGTGCGGATCACGGGCGTCGGCGTACGAGGGCCCGGCGTACGGGGCCGGTGCCCGGAACCGGTCGGGGGCCCGGCGCACGGGACCCAGCATGCGCGGCCGCCGTACGCCCGCCGTACGCGCCCCTGCTCCGGTCCGGTCCCACCACCACTCGCTCGGCCCGTCCCCCTTGCCCGGAACCGGGCGCGGCGCCCACGCCACGGACCTCGAAGCCCACGAGACCCCGCCGGTATCGCGCGGACGGGGCGTTGTCAGTCGTCAGTGCCAGACTCGCCACCATGAACGAACGGTGGGCCCTTGCCCCCGCCGAGGACGGCGGAGCGGTGCTCGTGCCGCTCGGCGAGGACGGGCTGCCCGCCGGAGAGGTGCGCAGGGAGGCCGACCTCGTCGCTGCGGTGCGGACCCGGCCCGAGGTCGGACGGTGGGTGTGGCGGTCCACCGCCGAGGTCTATCCGCGGCTGCTCGCGGCCGGCGTGGGCGTCGAGCGGTGCTACGACATCGAGGACGCCGAGCTGCTGCTGCTCGGGCACGAGGGACGGCACGGCGAACCACGCTCAGCGGCCGCCGCGTGGGCACGCCTGCGCCATGCCCCCGTCCCGGACGATCCGCCGCCGCGCGCCGCCGTGCCCGGCTCGCAGTCGTCGCTGTTCGAACCGGAGCCCGTGGCCGTGCCGTTCGAGGGCCTGTTGGAGGTCTACGCCGAGCAGCAGCGAAGACACCAGGCCGCCGAGCACCCCGGCCGGATGCGGCTACTGACGGCGGCCGAGTCGGCGGGAATGCTGGTGGCCGCGGAGATGAACAGGTCGGGTCTGCCCTGGCGGGCGGACGTCCACCGGGACGTGCTGCACGAGCTGCTCGGCGAGCGGTACGCGGGCGGGGGCGAGCCGCGCCGCCTCGCGGAGCTGGCCGACGAGGTCTCGGCGGCGTTCGGGCACCGGGTGCGTCCCGATCTGCCCGCGGACGTCGTCAAGGCGTTCGTCCGGGCAGGGATCAAGGTGCGGTCGACCCGGCGCTGGGAGCTGGAGGAGATCGACCATCCGGCCGTACGGCCGCTGATCGCGTACAAGAAGCTGTACCGGATCTGGACGGCCCACGGCTGGACCTGGCTGCAGGACTGGGTACGGGACGGGCGGTTCCGGCCGGAGTACCTGCCCGGCGGCACCGTGTCCGGCCGCTGGACCACCAACGGCGGCGGTGCGCTGCAGATCCCCAAGGTGATTCGGCGCGCCGTGGTCGCGGACGAGGGCTGGCGGCTGGTCGTCGCCGACGCCGACCAGATGGAGCCCCGGGTGCTCGCCGCGATCTCCCGCGACCCGGGTCTGATGGAGGTCGCGGGACACGACGACGACCTGTACTCCCGGCTGTCGGACCGGGCGTTCTCCGGGGACCGCGACCACGCCAAACTCGCGCTGCTCGGCGCCGTCTACGGCCAGACCAGCGGCGACGGGCTGAAGAACCTCGCGGCGCTGCGCCGCCGCTTCCCCCGTGCGGTGGCCTATGTGGACGACGCGGCCCGCGCGGGCGAGGAGGGCCGTCTCGTCCGCACCTGGCTGGGGCGCACCAGCCCGCCGGCGGCCGGCGTCCGAGAGAACGACGAGGCCGGCATCCCCCAGGACGGCGGCGACGAGGAGCCCACCCAGCCCGGCTTCGCCCCGGGATACGCCTCGACGGACGCCCGGGCCCGCGGCCGGTTCACCCGCAACTTCGTCGTCCAGGGCAGTGCCGCGGACTGGGCATTGCTGCTCCTCGCCGCACTGCGCAGGGCGACTGCGGGCCTGCGCGCCGAA is a window encoding:
- a CDS encoding aldehyde dehydrogenase family protein gives rise to the protein MSSFFSDLALQYIDGEWRPGSGSWDIIDFNPYSEEKLASITVATAGEVDQAYRAAERAQKEWAATNPYARRSVFERALRIIEDREEEMAEAIVAELGGTRLKAAFELHLAKEFLREAIQLSLRPEGRILPSPVDGKENRVYRLPVGVVGVISPFNFPFLLSVKSVAPALALGNAVVLKPHQNTPICGGSLVAKVFEDAGLPPGLLNVVITDIAEIGDALIEHPVPKVISFTGSDRVGRHVATVCAANFKHAVLELGGNSAFIVLDDADIDYAVDAAVFSRYVHQGQVCMAANRILVDSRVEKEFTEKLVAKVQTLKVGDPADPETHIGPLINSRQAEAVSSLVEQSVEAGATALLRGRTEGNVVAPSVLTGLAADSPLLSQEIFGPVVLLIPFEGDEEAVRIANDTPYGLSGAVHTGDIERGVALAQRIHTGMIHINDSTVHDEPIVPFGGEKSSGLGRLNGEAMVEVFTTQKWISVQRGRSVFPF
- a CDS encoding helix-turn-helix domain-containing protein, encoding MRRILLGSQLRRLRESRGITREAAGYSIRASESKISRMELGRVSFKARDVEDLLTLYGVTDEAERASLLGLAKEANVAGWWHSFGDVLPGWFQTYIGLEGAASLIRIYEVQFVHGLLQTEAYAHAVVERGMPGAPAAEVDRRVALRLERQKALVSERAPRFHAVLDEAALRRPYGDRSVMQGQLRHLIEVSEQPNITLQVMPFSFGGHAGESGSFTMLRFPESDLSDIVYLEQLTSALYLDKREEVAQYERVMERLQEDSPGPDESRDLLRGLLQLT
- a CDS encoding ATP-binding protein produces the protein MGTNGSTMLEPLRQGLPPIDPAAVSSSASCALPARYEAVRGARKFTSRTLTRWELDERFDDVALVVSELVTNALRHALPADLPRGQEPPVRLHLMRWTGRLVCAVRDPSEESPVAGEAEDSAECGRGLFLVDSFSDSWGWHPLAGPLTGKVVWALFRLPQE
- a CDS encoding DUF397 domain-containing protein; translation: MHDVYNGMAATELHGVVWQKSRHSNSQGSCVEFAKLPGGNVAVRNSRFPEGPALVYTPAEIEAMLLGVKDGEFDHLAGG
- a CDS encoding DUF2786 domain-containing protein; this translates as MERALGGALYADDDDALDTGASLLAAAPPEAEAELVRRGEEFVRRAWERGWQPADVVRIVRRDLDEHHAELAAGLIAGETRRYGDDLPPRWRAQLDELPGGGRGRRPADRFSHATAVLRLYRLLVRLPSVEPVGPVPGTPVHRRSAAPHGEPRTLTRIRALLAKAEATGYPEEAEALTAKAQELMARHSIDEAVLAARTHRADVPVACRIGVDAPYETAKAILLDAVASANRCRAVWNSGLGFSTVVGFDPDLEAVELLYTSLLVQGTTAMTRAEASQRAGGRRRTKTFRQSFLLAYAHRIGDRLARATSHVAEDTAGGDLLPVLAARDVAVTDHAERLFPDTVRTRVRGATDAAGWHDGTAAADDARLRPRDHRGELPQ
- a CDS encoding sugar O-acetyltransferase, which translates into the protein MGENKQRMLAGDWYLPDDPELAADGERRFALCAAYNAGGGAALPERAPILAELLGSVGPGVRIRPPFQCDFGYHIGIGEGTFVNFGAVFLDVAPITIGAHCQFGPNVQLLTPSHEPDAERRREGWEKGDPITIGDNVWLGGGVIVCPGVTIGDDTVVGAGAVVTRDLPAGVLAVGNPAKVIRTPA
- a CDS encoding bifunctional 3'-5' exonuclease/DNA polymerase, which translates into the protein MNERWALAPAEDGGAVLVPLGEDGLPAGEVRREADLVAAVRTRPEVGRWVWRSTAEVYPRLLAAGVGVERCYDIEDAELLLLGHEGRHGEPRSAAAAWARLRHAPVPDDPPPRAAVPGSQSSLFEPEPVAVPFEGLLEVYAEQQRRHQAAEHPGRMRLLTAAESAGMLVAAEMNRSGLPWRADVHRDVLHELLGERYAGGGEPRRLAELADEVSAAFGHRVRPDLPADVVKAFVRAGIKVRSTRRWELEEIDHPAVRPLIAYKKLYRIWTAHGWTWLQDWVRDGRFRPEYLPGGTVSGRWTTNGGGALQIPKVIRRAVVADEGWRLVVADADQMEPRVLAAISRDPGLMEVAGHDDDLYSRLSDRAFSGDRDHAKLALLGAVYGQTSGDGLKNLAALRRRFPRAVAYVDDAARAGEEGRLVRTWLGRTSPPAAGVRENDEAGIPQDGGDEEPTQPGFAPGYASTDARARGRFTRNFVVQGSAADWALLLLAALRRATAGLRAELVFFQHDEVIVHCPAEEAEEVVRAIRDAGELAGRIAFGETPVRFPFTTAVVERYSDAK